One Caretta caretta isolate rCarCar2 chromosome 6, rCarCar1.hap1, whole genome shotgun sequence genomic region harbors:
- the LOC142072593 gene encoding uncharacterized protein LOC142072593 has translation MQSSSAEVTMMESQNRKRAPAWTEREVRDLIAVWGEESVLSELRSSFRNAKTFLKISQGMKDRGHNRDPKQCRVKLKELRQAYQKTREANGRSGSEPQTCRFYDELHAILGGSATTTPAVLFDSFNGDGGNTEVGFGDEEDDEEEVVDSSQQASGETGFPDSQELFLTLDLEPVPPEPTQGCLLDSAGGEGTSAACVSMITGSSPSQRLVKLRKKKKRTRDEMFSELMLSSHTDRAQTNAWRQIMSECRKAQNDREERWRAEESKWRAEESKWRAEDRAEAQRWRQRDERRQDSMLRLLQDQTSMLQCMVELQQRQLEHRLPLQPLCNQPPSSPSSIASTPRRPRTRWGGLRPTSHSPTEDCPKKRRLSFNKF, from the exons atgcagagctcatcagcagaggtgaccatgatggagtcccagaatcgcaaaagagctccagcatggactgaacgggaggtacgggatctgatcgctgtttggggagaggaatccgtgctatcagaactccgttccagttttcgaaatgccaaaacctttctgaaaatctcccagggcatgaaggacagaggccataacagggacccgaagcagtgccgcgtgaaactgaaggagctgaggcaagcctaccagaaaaccagagaggcgaacggccgctctgggtcagagccccaaacatgccgcttctatgatgagctgcatgccattttagggggttcagccaccactaccccagccgtgttgtttgactccttcaatggagatggaggcaatacagaagtaggttttggggacgaagaagatgatgaggaggaggttgtagatagctcacagcaagcaagcggagaaaccggttttcccgacagccaggaactgtttctcaccctagacctggagccagtaccccccgaacccacccaaggctgcctcctggactcagcaggcggagaagggacctctg ctgcatgtgtttcaatgatcacaggatcttctccttcccagaggctagtgaagcttagaaagaaaaaaaaacgcactcgcgatgaaatgttctccgagctcatgctgtcctcccacactgacagagcacagacgaatgcgtggaggcaaataatgtcagagtgcaggaaagcacaaaatgaccgggaggagaggtggagggctgaagagagtaagtggcgggctgaagagagtaagtggcgggctgaagacagggctgaagctcaaaggtggcggcagcgtgatgagaggaggcaggattcaatgctgaggctgctgcaggaccaaaccagtatgctccagtgtatggttgagctgcagcaaaggcagctggagcacagactgccactgcagcccctctgtaaccaaccgccctcctccccaagttccatagcctccacacccagacgcccaagaacacggtggggaggcctccggccaaccagccactcccccacagaggattgcccaaaaaaaagaaggctgtcattcaataaattttaa